The sequence AACCCGGCGCGCCTGGACGAGATCATCGCCGCCGGCTGCGAGCGCGCCCGCGGGCTGGCCAGCGAGACCATGAAGAGCGTCCACGACGCCATGGGGATCGGCTGAGCATTCGCATCGGCTGAGCATGGGCATTGGCTGAACACGATCGGCGGACCGATGGAGCGGGGAGACGACACGGTGCAGGACAGCGACGTGCTCAGTGAAGAAGACGGTGCGGCGCCGGCCCCGGCGCCCGTGCGCGCAGGCCGGGGCAGCCCCGAGACCTGGAACCTCGACGCGCTGCCGCCGGAGCTGGATTATTTCCGTTCCAGCGCCGCCTACCAGATCGAGCTGACCGGATTCCAGGGCCCGCTCGACCTGCTCCTGTTCCTGCTCGACAAGGACCAGGTCGACATCTACGACATCCCCATCGCGCGCATCACCGACCAGTTCATCCGGCACATCGAGGTGATGCAGTCGATCAGCCTCGACCAGGCCGGCGAATTCATCGCCATGGCCGCGACGCTGCTCGTCATCAAGATGAAGATGCTGATGCCCTCGCGGGCCGACGAGGAAGAGGAAACCGAAGAGGACCCGCGCGCCGAGCTTGTGCGCCGCCTGCTGGAGTACAAGCGCTTCAAGGAAGCGGCACTCGCCTTCCAGGAGCGCGAGGACGAGCGCAGCCAGTACCACACCCGGCAGCTTCGCTTCCCGTTCACCAACGACCTGGCCGTGGAGCCGGCGTTGCGCATCGAGATGTTCGACCTGCTGGCCGCGCTGGCCGGCATATATGACCGCGTGCGGAAACGGCCCGTGCACGATATCGTACGTGAGCCGTTTACGGTCGACGAGAAGATCGAATTGATCGCCTCTCGCACCGTTGACGGCAGTCTTGTTCGTTTCGAGGAACTGTTCGCGGACGACACCATCAAGATGGAAGTCGTGGTCACCTTCATTGCCATCCTCGAGATGGTGAAACGAGGACGTCTCGTGTTCGTGCAAACCGAACCCCTGGGACCGATCTGGCTGCAGAGCGCGGCGCCCGCCGCCGAAGGGTCCGACCTGGAAGAGTCCGCTGTCGCTGTCGCGCCCATGCCGGTCGCGGATCCCGCCCGTCCCATCGGCGCTGCCGACGACGATGACGACGAGGACGGCTGGTCCGACGAGGACCTCGACGACGATGACGATGACGATGACGACGTCGAGTGGGATGACGACGACGACGATGATTGGGTCGATGACGACGACACCCCGGACGGTGACGACGCCAAGGACACCGCGTCGCAGGCCGAAGTCGTGGCCTCCATCGACGACAAGGACGACGAGGACGATGAAGCCGCCGTCGCCGACCCCGATGACGATGAAGACGATGACGAGGACTGGGACGACGACGACGAGGACGACTGGGACGACGACGATGACGACGACGACGCCCCGGCGGACGACGACGAAGACGACGACCAGCGTTGACGGGAGACGGAAACTTGAAGAGGGAACTGGAAGCCCTGCTGTTCGCCGCCGACAGCCCGCTGACCATTGCGAGGCTGAAGAAGATCTTCCCCGAACGCGAGAACGCGGAGATCCGCAGCGCCATCTCCGAACTGGAACAGGATTACACCGCGGCCGGCCTGGCCTTCACGGTGGTGGAGTTCGGCGGCGGCTGGCAGATCGCCACGCGGCCCGAGTATGCGCCGCTCGTGGACAACCTGCTGAAGTCGCGGAGCTTCACGCGCCTGTCCAAGGCGGGCCTCGAGGTGCTCGCGATCATCGCCTACCGCCAGCCCATCACGCGGCTGGAGATCGACGAGATCCGCGGCGTCAACAGCAGCGGGGCCATCAGTACGCTGACCGAGCGCAACCTGATCACGGTGGTCGGGCGCTCGCAGACCGTGGGCAACCCGCTCCTCTACGGCACAACGCGCGAGTTCCTGAACCACCTCGGGCTGAAGGGCCTCGGACAGTTGCCCGACCTGCCGGCGCTCGAAGGCGTGCTCGAGGATCGCGAGCAGTTGAAGGAGTTCGCCAGCCGCATCGGCCGCGAGGTCACGGACGAGGAGCTGGAGGAATACTTCGCCGCGCCCGTGGCGCACGTGCAGGAACCGACGCCGCCGGAGCCCGACGGAACGGACGAGCCGGAAGCCGGGGCGGAGCCGGAATCGGAGTCGGCTGAAGCCGACGTCGATCAAGAGCCGGACGGCGAAGTGCAGGATGCCCCCGACGATGCCGGTGACGATGAAGCCCGCTGACCCCGGCATCCGCCTGAACCGCTTCCTGGCGCGGGCCGGCCACGGTTCGCGCCGCGCCGTGGAAGAGCTTGTGGTGGCCGGCCGCGTGGCGATCAACGGCGAGGTCGTTACCGACCTGGGCCGCCGCGTGGATCCGGCCGCCGACCGCGTGGCGGTCGATGGCCGGCTCGTGCAGATGCCCGATGATTTCCGCGTCTATGCCTTCCACAAGCCATTGGGAATCGTTTGCACTCTCAAATCGCAGACGGGCCAGCCGGCGCTCGACGAGTGGCGGCGTCTGGCTGAACTTCCCGAGCGATTCGTACCGGTCGGGCGCCTTGACCAGACGTCTTCCGGGTTGCTCCTTTGGACCGACGACGGCGAGCTCAACCAGGCGCTCTGCCGACCGCGGTCCGGGGTCTGGAAGTCCTACGAAGTCGAACTCAGTATGGTCCTGCCCGACGCGCTGCTGCCGAAGCTGACCGGCGGCGGGATCGTGCTGGACGGGCGGCCCTGCCGACCCTGCCGCATGCGACCGGGCCACCGCCCGGACGGGCGGCACTGGGTGCTGGAACTGCACGAAGGTCGCAAGCGGCAGATCCGGCGGATGTTCGGCGCGGTGGGTTTCAACGTGACGGCGCTGCACCGCGTGGCGGTGGGCCCGATCACCCTGGGGCGCCTGCACCCGGGCGATTTCCGGCGCCTGTCGGCGGCGGAGGTCGAAGCCCTGCGGGGCGCGGTATTCGGAACGGGTAAGGGTCGGGAGCGTCCTCGTCGCGGCGGGGGCGCCAGGGATGGCGGCTGACCCGGCGGCGGACGCACGGGACGGCCGAACCGAAGCCGGAGGCAAGCATGATCGACTTCAAGGGCCTGTTCCGACCCGGAATCATTGCGACGCGTCCCTACAGTCCAGGAAAGCCCATCTGCGAGGTCCGTCGCGAACTGGGCCTCGGTTCCGTCATCAAGCTGGCCAGCAACGAGAATCCGGAGGGCCCGCTGCCCGAGGTTCTCGAGGCGATCGCCCGTGCCGCCCGCGACCTGAACCGCT comes from bacterium and encodes:
- the scpB gene encoding SMC-Scp complex subunit ScpB — translated: MKRELEALLFAADSPLTIARLKKIFPERENAEIRSAISELEQDYTAAGLAFTVVEFGGGWQIATRPEYAPLVDNLLKSRSFTRLSKAGLEVLAIIAYRQPITRLEIDEIRGVNSSGAISTLTERNLITVVGRSQTVGNPLLYGTTREFLNHLGLKGLGQLPDLPALEGVLEDREQLKEFASRIGREVTDEELEEYFAAPVAHVQEPTPPEPDGTDEPEAGAEPESESAEADVDQEPDGEVQDAPDDAGDDEAR
- a CDS encoding rRNA pseudouridine synthase; the encoded protein is MPPTMPVTMKPADPGIRLNRFLARAGHGSRRAVEELVVAGRVAINGEVVTDLGRRVDPAADRVAVDGRLVQMPDDFRVYAFHKPLGIVCTLKSQTGQPALDEWRRLAELPERFVPVGRLDQTSSGLLLWTDDGELNQALCRPRSGVWKSYEVELSMVLPDALLPKLTGGGIVLDGRPCRPCRMRPGHRPDGRHWVLELHEGRKRQIRRMFGAVGFNVTALHRVAVGPITLGRLHPGDFRRLSAAEVEALRGAVFGTGKGRERPRRGGGARDGG